CCTGCTACTATTGGTGTTGCAGGTCCAAACATTGCAAGTTACAACTGGTCTTGGGCTCCAACAGCTGGTTTGACACCTACAACCGGTGCAACCGTTTCTGCTAGTCCGGCTACTACAACTACTTATACCGTTACCGGAACACCGGTTAATGCATGTTTTGCGCCTTTGTCTTTTCCACTTGTCGTGCTTGTACAACCGAGTCCGGTTGTTAATCCCGAACCTAACCTAACTTATTGTTCTGGAACAGCCGTCCCCGCGAATACTTTTGCGAGTACTCCTGTAGGAGCAACGTATACTTGGACGAACTCCAATACGGCTATTGGTCTTGTCGCCAGTGGTACCGGTGGTTTGCCAACGTTTACTGCAACCAATGCAACCAGTTCGCCCATCACATCTACAATAACAGTAACACCTACTATAGCCGGGAATCCTTGTCCGGGAACCCCATTGACATTCACCATTACCGTGAATCCAAACCCTATTGTTAACCCAATTACAAATATTACTGTTTGTTCCGGAGCAACAATTCCAGCATCAGCTTTTGCTACTACTCCGGCTGGGGGAACATTCTCTTGGACGAACTCCAATACAGCAATTGGTCTTGCTGCCGGTGGAACAGGAAACGTTCCGGCATTTGTTGGTACAAATATTACAGCAACTCCAATTACCGGAACCATTACTGTGACTCCAACAATTGGAGTATGTACTGGCCCTCCGTTAACATATACAATTACAATTAATCCGAACCCAACTTCAACGTATACACAATCCGCTAATCAATGTTTAACCGGAAACACGTTTAACTTTACAAGCACCGGATCGAGTGGAGCAGGGTATAGTCAAACCTGGAATTTTGGTGGGGCAGTTGTAAATACTTCCACATTGGTGAGTCCTACAGGCATCACGTATACGCTACCGGGAACCTATACAATTACACATGTTGTAACTGCAACAGGTGGTTGTACTTCTACTACTACCTCAACCGTAACAGTGTATTCAAATCCAACAGCATTAGGTGTTACAGCGGTTAATGCTACCTGTGGATTGAGTAATGGTGTTATTAATATTGGTTTAGCAACTGGCGGAACTGGTCCTTATACATATTCCGTAAATGGTAGTCCGTTTACCACAACAATTGCTTATCCGGGATTTGCAGCAGGAACATATCCTGTAGTTGTTCGAGATGTGAATGGTTGTACATTTACGACAACGATTACAATTGGAAATTCTCCTGGCCCAACTGCTTTGGGCGTTACAACACTTAACTCCACTTGTGGTTTAAGCAATGGTATTATTAATATTGGTACAACTACCGGGGGAACCGCTCCTTATACATACTCTGTAAACGGAAGTGCTTTTACTGGCGCAACAAGTTATGCAAGTTTTGCAGCAGGAACGTATACCGTAATTGTTCGAGACGTAAATGGTTGTACCTATAGTACTACAGCTACCATTGTTAATACTCCAGGTCCTACAGCATTAGCTGTTTCTACTGTTAACGCAACTTGTGGAAATACGAATGGAACAATTAATATTGGTATCGTAACCGGTGGATCGATTCCATATACTTATTCTGTAAATGGCAGTGCGTTTACAACAACAACAAGTTATACAGGATTTGGAGTGGGAACATATACTGTTATTGTAAGAGATGCGAATGGTTGTACGTTTACAACATCTGCAACAATTGCAAACACAGCCGGACCAACAGCATTTGCAACAACAGTAGTAAATGCTAGTTGTGGTGCAAGCAATGGTTCAATCATTATGGGTGCTGTAACTGGCGGTACACCAGTATATACGTATTCAGTAAATGGTGGTCCTTTTTCAGGTACTACAACCGTAACTGGTTTTGCAGCGGGAACATACACTGTTGTTGTTAGAGATGTAAATGGTTGTACGTTTACAACTTCTGCAACGATTACCAATTTAGCAGGACCAACAGCATTGGTTGTTTCTTCAACCAATGCAAGTTGTGGATTGTCAACTGGTACAGCAACATTAGGTGCTGTTACTGGTGGAGCGGCTCCTTATACGTATTCATTTAATGGAAGTGCATTTACTTCAACTACATCTTATACAGCTTTGGCTTCGGGTGTTTATTCGGTGGTGGTTAGAGATATTAATGGATGTACATTTACTACATCCGTAACGGTTGGTAACAACGCAGGACCAAGTGCTGTAGCGGTAACCACTGTAAACTCTACTTGTGGTGCCTCAAACGGAACGCTCACAATTGGTGCTGTGACCGGTGGAACAGCTGCATATACCTATTCGGTGAATGCGAGTGCGTTTACTCCAACAACTTCTTACACAGGTTTAATTGCAGGTACTTATACTGTTGTGGTTCGAGATGCAAATGGATGTACATTCAGTACAACCGCAAACGTAATCAACTCACCTGGACCTACAGCTGTTGCTCTTACTACCGTTAACTCTACTTGTGGTAATAACAATGGTGTTATCAATATTGGTGCAGTAACGGGTGGTACTCCTGTATTTACTTATTCTGTTAACGGAAATCCTTTTGCCGCAACAACAAGTCATACCGGTTATGGTGCAGGAACATATACCGTTATTGTAAGAGATGCAAACGGTTGTACTTTCTCTACAACAGTTACAGTTGTTAATTCTCCTGGACCAACAGCGTTGGCTGTAACAACTACTAACTCAACATGTGCAGGTAGTAACGGTATTGTAAACATTGGTGCTGTTACCGGTGGAACAGCTACGTATGTTTATTCTTTCAATGGTAGTGCTTTCACTCCAACAACAAACTATACAGGAGTAGCTCCAGGTACTTATACAGTAGTTGTGAGAGATGCAAATGGATGTACATTCTCTACTCTTGCATCTGTAGGACTTACAACTGGACCCGTTGGACTAGTTGCAACAACAATTAATTCAACTTGTGGGAATGCAAATGGTACTGTAAATATTGGTGCAGTTACTGGTGGCGTTGCTCCATATACATACGCATTCAACGGTGGGGGATTCTCACCTACTACAAGTTATCCAGGAGTAGCTGCTGGAACTTACAATGTCGTTGTTCAAGATGCCAACGGTTGTTCATTCACAATTACAGCAACAGTTAGTAACACGCCTGGACCAGTAGCTCTTGGAGTAACGAGCACAAATACTGCTTGTGGTGCAAGCACAGGGACAATTACGGTGGGTGCTACTACAGGTGGTACAGCTCCATATACATACTCTGTGAATGGTAGTCCATTTACAGCAACAACTACTTATACTGGTTTTGCTGCAAATACATATACGGTAATCGTTCGTGATGCTAACGGATGTCAGTTCACAACAACTGTTGTTGTTGCAAACTCTTCTGGACCAACAGCTCTTGTTGTAACTACAACAAACGCTACGTGTGCATCAAGTAACGGTACGCTTACTATCGGTGCTACAACCGGTGGTTTAGCTCCATATTCTTATTCTGTGAATGCAAGTGCTTTCACAAGTACAACCAGCTACACTGGATTGGCTGCAGGAACATACACTGTAATTGTAAGAGATGCTAATGGATGTCAGTTTACAACAACAGCTACTGTAAGTAACGTTGCTGGTCCAACTGCAATGGTTGTGACAAGTGCAAATGCAACTTGTGGAAATAGCAATGGTACGATTACATTGGGTGCTGTATCTGGCGGAACAACTCCTTATACCTACTCTGTAAATGGAAGTCCATTCACAGCAACAACTGCATATACAGGATTTGGTCCCGGAACTTACACTTGTGTTGTTAGAGATGCAAACGGTTGTACTTATTCTACAAGTGTTATCATTACTAATATTGCTGGACCAACAGCAATTGCTACAACAATTACAAATACAACATGTTCAGCAAGTAATGGCTCTGTTGTGTTGGGTGCTGTAACAGGTGGTACTTCTGCATACACCTATTCATTTAACGGAAGTGCGTTTACTGCAACGACCAGCTATACCGGTTTAGCTGCAGGTACTTATGCATTAGTAGTTAGAGATGCAAATGGATGTACATTTAGTACAACAGTTACATTGACCAATTCTCCTGGCCCAACTGCCTTGGCGGTGACTTCAACAAATCCTACTTGCGGAACCAGCAATGGTACTGTTACTTTAGGTGCTACTACAGGTGGTACTCCAGTTACTTATACTCTTTTGGAGGAGGTGGATTCTCATCTACTTCTTCATTTACAAGTTTGACTCCAGGTACTTATGCCGTAGTAGTTCAGGATGCAAATGGTTGTACTTTCAGCACGAATGCTGTTCTTACAAACGTTGCTGGTCCTACAGCATTGGCAACTACAACTACGAATGCTTCTTGTGGATCAAGCACTGGATCTGTTACAATCGGTGCGACAACCGGAGGTACAGCTCCTTATACTTATTCATTTAATGGAAGTGCATTCACAACAACTACATCTTATACAGGATTACCTGCTAACTTATATACAGTAGTAGTTCAGGATGCTAATGGATGTTCGTTCACTACATCTGCAACAATCAGTAATGCAAGCGGACCAACTGCTTTGGCAGCTACCTTTACGGATGCAACTTGCGGTAATAATAATGGTACTGTAACCATAGGTGCTACAACCGGTGGGGTATTGCCGTTGTCTTATTCATTTAACGGAAGTGCATTCACAACAACAACTAATTATACAGGTCTTGCTCCTGGAACCTACACGCTTATTGTGAGAGATGCTGGTGGTTGTACGTTCACAACAACCGTTACGATTTCTAATATTGGCGGTCCAACTTCAGTTCTTGTTTCTTCTACGAATACTACTTGTGGTGGAGCTAACGGAACAATCACCGTTGGTGCAGTTACTGGTGGAACTCTACCGTATACGTATTCTGTGAATGCAAGTGCATTTTCTGGGACTACCAACTACACATCTTTAGTTGCTGGAACCTATACAGTAATTGTTAGAGATGCGAATGGTTGTACATTCTCTACAACTGCTACCTTAACAAATACAGGTGGTCCTACCGCAATTGCTACAACTGCAACAAATGCTACCTGTGGCGTGAATAATGGTTCAGTTGCATTGGGCGCTGTAACTGGTGGTATTCCAGCATACACGTATTCATTTGGTGGAAGTGCTTTTACTGCTACAACTAGTTATACAAGTCTTGCATCTGGTTCATACACAATTGTTGTAAGCGATGCTAACGGTTGTACCTTTTCAACTGTTGCAAGCATTACAAACATAACTGGTCCAACAGCACAAGCAACATCTACAAATCCTTCTTCTTGCGGATTAAGTAATGGTGCGGTGAATATTGGTGTAACAACTGGTGGAACGCCTCCATATACTTATTCATTTAATGGTGGTGGTTTTACAGCTACAACAAGTTATACAGGATTAGCAGCAGGATCATATCCTGTGATTGTTCAGGATGCCAATGGTTGCCAGTTTACTGTTAACCCTGCTGTTCTGAATGTTGCTGGTCCAACTGCATTGGCAACAACACAAGTGAATACAACTTGCGGAGGTGCGAATGGTACTATTACAATTGGTACTGTAACAGGTGGTACTGGACCATACACTTACTCAGTGAATGGAAGTTCATTAGCGGCAACAACATCTTATACAGGTTTGGTTGCAAATACTTATAACGTAACTGTTCAAGATGCAAATGGTTGTCAGTTTACGACTACTGTTACCATTACAGACTTAAGTGGATTAGTAGCTTCTATTACAGCTCAAACAAATGTTAGCTGTAATGGTGGAACAAACGGAAGTGTTGCAGTTACTGCTTCTGGTTCATTAGCACCATATAGTTATTCATTCAATGGTGGACCATTTGGTGCAACAGGAACGTTCACAGGCTTATCTCAAGGTACCTATGCTATTATTGCTAGAGATGCAAATGGTTGTACCATTACTGTTCCTGTAACGATCACCCAACCAGCTGTTTTATCAGGGGTGTTGGTGAGTCAAACAAATGTGCTTTGTTTTGCAGGTGCTACAGGTGGTGCAACAGTTGCTGCTGCTGGTGGAACAGCTCCTTATACCTATTCTCTTGATTTAGGTCCTTTTGTTGGTAGTCCAATATTTACTGGATTGACTGCGGGTACACATACTGTTACTGTTCGAGATGCAAACAATTGTACAAGCACAGTTTCGATAATTATTACACAACCTGCTGCTCTTGCTTTAACTCCGGCTTCCGTTGCCGCGACATGTACAGCGTCTAATGGTTCTGCTTCGGTTGCTGTAGCTGGTGGTACTCCTGCATATTCTTATTCATGGTCACCAGGTGCTGGTTCTGCAACGTCCACTTATAGTGGTGTATCAGCAGGAAATTATACTGTACTGGTAACAGATTTAAATGGTTGTACACAAAGTGTTGTTGTAAACGTTGGTTCTAATCCAGGTGGAGTTGCTACTATTTCATCCAGTACAAATGTAACTTGTGCTGCTGCAAATGATGGAACAGCAACTGTTTCAATGGGTGCTGGTGCAACACCTCCATATACCTATTCTTGGTCACCAGGATCTCAAACAACAGTAACTGCTGTTTCTTTATCACCGGGCAGTTATACGGTTACAGTGTCAGATGGTAACGGATGTATTTCAACAGCCGCTGTTGTAATTACTGAACCAACTGTTTTATCTCAAACATTTACAACTACGAATGTTTCTTGTTTCGGTGGTTCTGATGGAATTGCAACAATTAATCCTGCAGGTGGAACACCGGGGTATACCTATCTATGGACTCCCGGAAGTTACACCACACAAACAATCACTGGTGTACCGGCAGGAACTTATACTTGTCTTTTCACAGATGCAAATGGATGTGCGAAATCTGCTTCTGTTACAATTACAGAACCAACCGGTATGACATTAACTTCTACACAAGTAGATGCAACATGTAATTTAGCGAATGGTAGCGCAACTGTATCGGTAACTGGTGGATCCGGTCCGTACACTTATTTATGGAGTGATCCTGCTGCACAAACAACAACAACCGCTACCAATTTATCTTCTAATACCTATGTGGTAACAGTAACGGATGCAAATGGATGTGCTCAGAATCTTTCTGTAACAATTGGTAATTTACTTGGACCTGTTGCTACTGTATTTGCATCAAACAACGTTTCCTGTTTTGGAAACAATGATGGTAGTGCAACTGTAACAGTGAGTGGAGGTGTTATTCCATTTACATTCTTATGGAGTAACGGACAAACATTACCAACAGCTACCAATTTAGTTGCCGGTACCTATACATTAACAGCTACAGATGTGAACGGATGTATAGCGTCTACTTCTGTAACGATTACTGAACCTACCTTCATGAGCACAAATATGACAGGAACAAATCCTTCATGTTTTGGTGCTTGTAATGGTACAATGACAGGAACACCTACCGGTGGAACTGCTCCATATACATATTCATGGAGTCCGGGTGGAATAACAACTCCTTTCGTTTTAGGAGCTTGTGCCGGAACATATACTTTACAAGTAACAGATGCAAACGGATGTATGGTGTTTACACCTTATACTTTAATTGATCCGGTTGCATTTAGTGTGACTGCCAGCTCAACAAATGTGAGCTGTAGCGGATTGTGTAACGGAACGGCAACAGCAACTGCTGTTACAGGAACAGGTCCGTTTACCTACGCTTGGAGTGATATTAGTGCACAAACAACACAAACAGCAACAGGATTGTGTGCTGGAACATATACCGTTACTGTAACAGATGCAGGCGGTTGTACGACTACTGCTACGACTACTGTTACAAGTCCGGCTTCTATGACAATGACAGTAACATCAGTTGGAAACAACTCTTGCTTCAATGCTTGTGATGGATTTGCTTCTGTTGCGATTGTGGGAGGTTCTACACCATACGCATACAACTGGATGCCGGGTGGAATAGCAGGTGCTTCTGTAAATAACCTTTGTGCAGGAACCTATACGGTTACTGCTACAGATGCAAATGGTTGTACTGTTGGAACATCGGTAACGATTACAGAACCAAATGCATTGGTAGCATCAATAACCAGCACCAATGTTACTTGCTTCGGAGCTTGTGATGGTTCGGCAACAGCTGTTTATACAGGTGGAACAGGTCCTTATGCATTCCAATGGAATCCTTCGTTTGCGACAACACCTTCTATTATTAACGTTTGTGCAGGTGTTCAAAATTTAACGGTAACAGATGCAAATGGTTGTACCGCATATGCAATAGCAACCATTACAGAACCAACATTACTTGCTGTTTCAACAACAGCTACAAATTCAAATTGTGGTGTTGCAAATGGTTCTGCATGTGCTACTATTACAGGTGGTGTTCCTCCTTTCAATTATTTGTGGAACGACCCTGCTGCTCAAACAACAAGTTGTGCAAGTAGCATCAGTGCCGGAGTTTATTCTATTTCAATTACAGATGCTCAAGGTTGTATGGTAACCGGTGTTGCAAACGTAAATGATAATGCAGCTCCTGTTGTTACAATACCAACAAGCTCCAATGTTTTATGTAACGGAGCGGCAAACGGAAGTGCTCAGGCAGTGGTTACCGGTGGTATCATCCCTTATGATATCTTATGGCTTCCAACAGGTCAAACAACAGCTTTCATCAACAGTTTATCTGGTGGTATTTATTCCGTTACCGTTACAGATTCTGTTGGTTGTATCGGAACAGCTTCTGTAACAATTAATGAACCTGGAACATTGGTTTCCGGAATCCTTACTTCTTCGAATGTGAGCTGTTACTTAACTTGTAACGGAACATCAACTGTTGGAACAGGTGGTGGAACAGCTCCTTATACGTATTTATGGAATGACTTTGCAACGCAAACAACAGCTACTGCAACAGGATTGTGTGCACAAGGATACACAGTTACGGTTACGGATGCAAATGGTTGTACGAGTACAAGCAGCACTATGATTACTGGTCCAACTGCTCTTACAAATACATTGGTTAGTTCAACAAATGTAAGCTGTAATGGTGGTAATAATGGAGCAATCACAATTGCTGCAGGCGGAGGAACTCCGGGATATACGTATTCTTGGACTCCAAACGTTGGTTCAGGCCCATCTGTAACAGGATTAGTAGCTGGTGGATATACAGTTACAGTTACCGATCAAAATGGATGCTCAACTCCATTATCGATTACTATTTCTGAGCCGGGTGCAATCACACTTTCTACAATTACCAATTCAAGTACTTGTGGAAATGCGAACGGATTTGTATCGGTTTCTCCTTCTGGTGGAACTCCGGGATTCACTTACTTGTGGGATGATCCATTGAATCAAACAACAGCAATTGCTACAGCTTTGCCGGCTGGTATTTATAATGTTGTTGTAACGGATTTAAATGGTTGTACTGCAACAACAGCGGTTGTATTGTCTGATATTTTCGGACCAACAATTGGTAGTATTTCTTATTCTGAACCTTCTTGTAATGGAGCTTCTAATGGAACCGCAACGGTTGTTCCTGCAGGTGGAACACCTTTATATTCTTATCTGTGGACAGGTATTGGTGCTCAAACAACACCAACAGCAAGTGCTTTAACAGCAGGTTTCTATTCGGTAACCGTAACAGATAATAATGGTTGTACCGTTACAGGTTCTATTATTGTTCCTGAGCCTACTCCTTTAAACATTATTGTGAGTCCAACGGATACAATTTGTATTGGAGAAAGTGCAATGATTTACGGTGCTGGTTATGGTGGAACTCCAACATATACTTACACTTGGTTACCTTCAACCGTTTCTGGTGCAGGACCAAATACCGTGAGTCCTACTGTAACATCTTATTATGATGTTTTTGCAACAGACTTTAACGGATGTATTTCTCCTGTTCAAACCATCACCTTGTTTGTAAATCCACCAATTGTAGTTACTGCAACAGATGTATCTGTTTGTGCTGGAAGCTCGGTAGGTATTTCTGCAACAGCTGTTGGTGGTAATGGCGGACCATACTCTTTCGCTTGGATTCCTCCAACTGGATTGAGTGATGACTCAATTGCGAATCCTATTGCAACGCCACTTGTAACAACGAACTACATTGTTTATGTGGATGACGGATGTACACTTCCTTCATACAGTGCTTTTGATACAGCAACCGTTACTGTGAATCCATTGGCGAACATATCCATGTTTGTTACAGATACAGCAGGTTGTGCAGAATTCACAACTACATTTAATGGTATGAGTGATATCGGAACGAACTACTCTTGGAATTTTGGAGATGGTAGTCCGGATCAATCGGGCGAGCCTGTAACGCATACATATCCTACTGCCGGTACTTTTGATGTTACTTTAACGGTTACTACGGCATTGGGTTGTACGTCAAGTATTACTAGTACTAGTTATATCGATGTGTATCCTGCTCCAACAGCAGCGTTCTCAACATCTCCTGCTGAAATCACGCAAACAACTCCTGAAGTAACGGTAACAGATTTGTCTACCGGAGCTGTAGCATGGGCTTGGGATTTTGATAGTCCGAATGGAATTTACACGGATACACTTCAAAACACTGCTTATTCCTACAGTGATACCGGAAGCTACATTATTGAGTTAGTAGTAACCAATAGCTATGGTTGTACCGATACCGCTTACAATACGATTTATGTAATTCCGGAATATGCGATTTATGTACCGAATGCATTTACTCCAAACAACAACGATGGATTGAATCAAACATTTATTCCAAAAGGTGTCGGACTTGATCCTGACAACTTTGAAATGCAAATTTTCGATCGTTGGGGAAATATGATTTTCAAAACAACCGATATCAATAAAGGTTGGGATGGAAAAGCAAACGGTGGAGAAAAAATTGCTCAAATGGATACCTATGTATGGAAAATAAATACGAAAGATGGTAAAGGTAACGACCGTCAATATATCGGACATGTGACCATTGTGAAATAATTAAATAAGAAAAACTACTATGAAAATGCCCGAGTACAACACTCGGGCATTTTTTATTTAATGTTATTTATCATGCTTAATTCTACTTTTGTTTAAACAAAACCGAGCTGTTTTTTCTATTTTCATACGCTTAGACATGTATATAATTGGGCAATTATGATTTGACATGGAAATGCTTAATGTCTAACTTTATAGGGTATTAGTAATTATACTCCATCAATGAAAAAAATAATATTATTTGTGAATTATGTTGTGTGCTTAAATTTTACATATGCACAAGAACCAAATTTTGAATGGGCGAAAGGTGTGGGAGGGGCAGATTTTGATTCAGGAAGATCTATAATAACAGATTCAGTTGGAAATGTATATACAACAGGCAACTTTCAAGGAACAATTGATTTTGATCCAGGTGTAGGTGTATTTACTTTAACATCCACGTCCACCTCCAGCTTTTCTTCTACAGGAGATGTATTTATTTTGAAATTAAACGCTTTTGGAGATTTTCTTTGGGCAAAACAATTGGTAGGAACAGGTAATATCAATGCACAATCCATTACTATTGATATAAATGGTAATATATTTATTACAGGTAATTTTAATGGAACAGTCGATTTTGATCCTGGAATAGGTATATATAATTTATGGGCAGACTCTACAAGTGCAAACGATGTGTTCATTTTAAAATTGGATGTTTTTGGTAATTTTATTTGGGGAAAACAAATGGTTGCGACTTATGGGTCAAGCGGGATAGGCACCTCTATTAGAACCGATTTTTCAGGAAATGTTTATACGATCGGTGATTTTTCTGGAACAGTCGATTTTGACCCTGGTGCAGGAGTGTTTGATTTAACCACTGTGAGTTTTTATAATAATATATTTATTTCGAAAGTAGATAGTTTTGGAAATTTTCTTTGGGCAAAACAACTGACTGGGACTGTTGGGACTTTTGAAAATGGAACTTGCATTACTATAGATTCTATAGGAAATCTTTACGCAGTAGGTTGCTTTTCTGGAACAGTTGATTTTGATACAGATGCAGGCTCATTTGATTTAAGTTCTGTTGGATCTCAAAACAACATGTTCATTTTAAAACTAAATACTTCGGGCAATTTTATTTGGGTAAAAACAATGCAAGGGTCTGGATCTCCATATTCTGTTGGGTGGTCAATTGCATCTGATGCAATGGGAAATATATATTCTACTGGGCAATTTGGAGGAACAATAGATTTTGATCCTGGGGCAGGAGTTGTAAATTTAACATCTGTGAGTAGTGGAGACGCGTTCATATTAAAATTAGATTCTACGGGAAATTTTGTATGGGTAAAAAACATTGGCGGAGCGGGATTTGCATATTATGTTTATGGATATTCAATTGCTTTAGATTTAATGAGTAATGTATACACAACAGGTTATTTTCATGGAACTGTAGATTTTAATCCAGGTTCAGGAACCGATAGTTTAACTGCAGAAAGTGACGATCTGTTCATATCAAAATTAGATGCTTCTGGAAATTTTGTATGGGCAGTAAATATGGGTGGCGCTTCTGGATTTACTCGTGGGTACTCTATTGCTATAGACTTATCAGACAATGTATTTACAACAGGATATTTTTATGGGATGGCAGACTTTGATTCAGGTACAGGAATAGTTTATTTAACCTCAGCTGGAAACACTGATTTTTTTGTTCAAAAATTAAGTCAACCCCCAACAGGAATAAACGAAGCAACAAATTCAAACGATATCTCAATCTACCCAAATCCAAACAATGGAACATTTAATATTTCTTTTGCATCACAAATAAAGAATGCAAGTATAGAAGTGTATAATAGTTTGGGTTCTTTGGTTTACAAAGAGGAAATTGCAAATCAAGAAAATTCAATTGAATTATCAAACCAAGCCAATGGTTTATATTTTGTGAAAGTGATGAGTGAGAATGAAATTGTTGGGATTAGAAAAGTTGTGAAGGAATAGGTGAGATTGCTTCGCTTCTCTCGCAATGACGCTCAGAAATAGATTAGTCTTCGCCCAAAAATTCAAACCTGGGCATTTTTTTTCCTTCTATTTCCACTTCTTCAATAAACATTTTCAAAGGTCGCACCCATAAATTTTCTCCTTCTTTCTGATACAACGCTTTGTAAACGACTAATTCTTCTAGCGTTTCGCTATGACGGGCAAGTCCAATCACTTCGTATTCCTTGCCTTTGTAATGTTTGTATTTTCCGAGTTTGAGTTTCATTTGAGTTTTTCGATTGACATTTTTACACACCCCTAACCCCTCTTTAGAGGGGAATAAATCCTGCATAAATCATACATACAGAAAAAATAAAATAATCCGTTTTAATCTCCTATATCAGCGTCATCTGCGTTCCATTTTACGTAAGAAATGGATTATGCTTTTTCTCAAAACCAATTGTTGTAACTGGTCCATGACCACTATACACTTTAAAATCATCGCCCAAAGGAAATAATTTTGTTTTAATATTTGTAATCAATGTTTCATGACTTCCTCCCGGAAGGTCTGTTCTTCCAATGCTTCCATAAAATAATACATCACCTGCAATCATAAATTTTTCATCACGATTGTAAAAGGTGATGCTACCGGGTGAATGTCCGGGTGTAAATAAAATCTCTAATTGGGACTTACCGAATTTGATAATATCTCCTTCTTCCAAAAATACCGAAGGCTGAGGTGAAGGGTCACAATTCATTCCATACAGATCACACGTCATCTGAAAAGCATCCAAAATTCGTTGGTCATTTTTGTTCATTTCCAGCTTTAAATTGTAGGTTTCGGCTACAAATCGGTTTCCGAAAATATGGTCTAAATGACAATGTGTATTGAGCAATTTTACCGGATTTAACTGATTATCAGCTATAAATTTAG
This Bacteroidota bacterium DNA region includes the following protein-coding sequences:
- a CDS encoding SBBP repeat-containing protein encodes the protein MKKIILFVNYVVCLNFTYAQEPNFEWAKGVGGADFDSGRSIITDSVGNVYTTGNFQGTIDFDPGVGVFTLTSTSTSSFSSTGDVFILKLNAFGDFLWAKQLVGTGNINAQSITIDINGNIFITGNFNGTVDFDPGIGIYNLWADSTSANDVFILKLDVFGNFIWGKQMVATYGSSGIGTSIRTDFSGNVYTIGDFSGTVDFDPGAGVFDLTTVSFYNNIFISKVDSFGNFLWAKQLTGTVGTFENGTCITIDSIGNLYAVGCFSGTVDFDTDAGSFDLSSVGSQNNMFILKLNTSGNFIWVKTMQGSGSPYSVGWSIASDAMGNIYSTGQFGGTIDFDPGAGVVNLTSVSSGDAFILKLDSTGNFVWVKNIGGAGFAYYVYGYSIALDLMSNVYTTGYFHGTVDFNPGSGTDSLTAESDDLFISKLDASGNFVWAVNMGGASGFTRGYSIAIDLSDNVFTTGYFYGMADFDSGTGIVYLTSAGNTDFFVQKLSQPPTGINEATNSNDISIYPNPNNGTFNISFASQIKNASIEVYNSLGSLVYKEEIANQENSIELSNQANGLYFVKVMSENEIVGIRKVVKE
- a CDS encoding DUF1653 domain-containing protein; its protein translation is MKLKLGKYKHYKGKEYEVIGLARHSETLEELVVYKALYQKEGENLWVRPLKMFIEEVEIEGKKMPRFEFLGED
- a CDS encoding MBL fold metallo-hydrolase, producing MISIHSFTFNPIQENMYLLWDETKDCIIIDPGCYDDSERALLAKFIADNQLNPVKLLNTHCHLDHIFGNRFVAETYNLKLEMNKNDQRILDAFQMTCDLYGMNCDPSPQPSVFLEEGDIIKFGKSQLEILFTPGHSPGSITFYNRDEKFMIAGDVLFYGSIGRTDLPGGSHETLITNIKTKLFPLGDDFKVYSGHGPVTTIGFEKKHNPFLT